Proteins co-encoded in one Lates calcarifer isolate ASB-BC8 linkage group LG17, TLL_Latcal_v3, whole genome shotgun sequence genomic window:
- the gng12b gene encoding guanine nucleotide-binding protein G(I)/G(S)/G(O) subunit gamma-12 has protein sequence MSSKMQSSSSIAQARRTVQQLRIEASIERIKVSKASSDLMRYCGEHAKNDPLLMGVPASENPFKDKKPCTVL, from the exons ATGTCATCAAAAATGCAGAGCTCCAGTAGCATAGCTCAGGCCAGGCGGacagtgcagcagctgaggaTAGAGGCCAGCATCGAGAGGATAAAG GTGTCCAAGGCTTCATCAGACCTGATGCGCTACTGTGGAGAACACGCCAAGAATGATCCGCTGCTCATGGGCGTCCCCGCTTCAGAAAACCCTTTCAAGGACAAGAAACCTTGCACTGTTTTGTAG